In the Balaenoptera acutorostrata chromosome 7, mBalAcu1.1, whole genome shotgun sequence genome, one interval contains:
- the KCP gene encoding kielin/chordin-like protein isoform X3 has protein sequence MARAAAALLPLVLQLTGLALAPGTGRGGAIPRESLGLADIHDYQLQAPAHSSAPAGAPQKQWRPLEERLGRLEAEVTELREQNKDLQGRVRQLESCECHPASPQCWGLGRAWPEGARWEPDACTACVCQDGAAHCVPQPGLPHCHGCSHNGQAYGNGETFATDACTTCRCLEGAITCTQKPCPRGPCPEPGACCPHCEPGCTGGHRSGETWQLEPCVICTCQAGTVQCQGPSCSELNCLESYTPPGECCPICRPGCEYEGQLYEEGANFLSSSNPCLQCSCLRSLVRCVPMKCPPIPCPEPALRPGHCCPTCQAQGCTEGGSHWEHGQEWTTPGDPCRICQCLEGHIRCHQRECASLCPYPARPLPGTCCPVCDGCFLNGREYRSGEPVGSGDPCSHCRCANGSVHCEPLPCPPTPCRHPGRIPGKCCPVCDSCEYQGHQYQSQETFRLQESGRCVRCSCQAGEVSCEEQECPGAPCTLSDSGPQLCPACVLGGEEFAEGVQWEPDGQPCTTCSCQAGVPVCRALLCSPAPCQHPTQPSGACCPSCESCNYHGQVYANGQNFTDADSPCHTCHCEDGTVTCSLVNCPPTTCARPQSGPGQCCPRCPDCILEKQVFMDGESFSHPRDPCQECQCREGHAHCQPRACPRASCAHPLPGPCCQNNCNGCAFGGKEYPNGADFPHPSDPCRLCRCLSGHVQCPARRCPPLPCPEPLLLPGECCPQCPATRSGCPRPGGGVPVRHQEHFSQPDDPCRHCLCLNGSVSCQRLPCPPAPCAHPRQGPCCPSCDGCLYQGKEFASGERFPSPTARCHVCLCWEGSVSCEPRACAPAQCPFPARGDCCPTCDGCEYLRESYLSSQEFPDPREPCNLCTCLGGFVTCSRRPCEPLGCSYPLTLSGHCCPTCQGCLYHGVTAAPGETLPDPLDPTCSICTCQEGSMRCQKKPCAPALCPHPSPGPCFCPVCHRPGAPGRGGV, from the exons ATGGCTAGGGCCGCGGCCGCTCTGCTGCCCCTCGTTCTGCAGCTCACGGGCCTGGCACTGGCCCCGGGGACCGGCAGAG GAGGGGCCATCCCCAGGGAGTCTCTGGGGCTTGCTGACATCCACGACTATCAGCTGCAGGCGCCCGCCCACTCCTCAGCCCCTGCTGGGGCCCCCCAGAAGCAGTGGCGCCCCCTGGAGGAGCGACTGGGAAGGCTGGAGGCTGAAGTCACAGAGCTCAGAGAACAG aaCAAAGACCTGCAGGGGAGGGTGAGGCAGCTGGAGTCCTGTGAATGCCACCCGGCTTCGCCCCAGTGCTGGGGGCTGGGTCGGGCCTGGCCCGAGGGGGCTCGCTGGGAGCCTGACGCCTGCACAGCCTGTGTCTGCCAGGACGGGGCCGCACACTGTGTCCCCCAGCCTGGGCTGCCCCATTGCCATG GCTGCAGCCACAACGGTCAGGCCTATGGCAATGGGGAGACCTTCGCCACAGACGCCTGTACCACCTGCCGCTGCCTG GAAGGAGCCATAACCTGCACCCAGAAGCCATGCCCAAGAGGACCCTGCCCGGAGCCGGGCGCGTGCTGCCCGCACTGCGAGCCCG GCTGTACTGGAGGCCACAGGAGTGGGGAAACGTGGCAACTGGAGCCCTGTGTCATCTGTACCTGTCAG GCAGGGACGGTGCAGTGCCAGGGGCCCTCATGCTCAGAGCTCAACTGCCTGGAGAGCTACACCCCACCTGGGGAGTGCTGCCCCATCTGCCGGCCAG GCTGTGAGTATGAGGGGCAGCTTTATGAGGAGGGGGCCAACTTCCTGTCCAGCTCCAACCCTTGTCTCCAATGCTCCTGCCTG AGGAGCCTGGTTCGCTGTGTGCCCATGAAGTGCCCGCCCATCCCCTGCCCTGAACCAGCCCTGAGGCCCGGGCACTGCTGCCCGACCTGCCAAG CCCAAGGCTGCACAGAAGGCGGTTCTCACTGGGAGCATGGCCAAGAGTGGACCACACCTGGGGACCCCTGCCGGATCTGCCAGTGCCTG GAGGGCCACATCCGGTGCCACCAGCGAGAATGTGCCAGCCTGTGCCCATACCCTGCCCGGCCCCTCCCGGGCACCTGCTGCCCTGTGTGCGATG GCTGTTTCCTAAATGGGCGCGAGTACCGCAGCGGGGAGCCCGTGGGCTCTGGGGACCCCTGCTCCCACTGCCGTTGTGCC AACGGGAGTGTCCACTGTGAGCCTCTGCCCTGCCCACCGACGCCCTGCAGACACCCAGGCAGGATCCCTGGGAAGTGCTGCCCAGTCTGTGACA GCTGTGAGTACCAGGGACACCAGTATCAGAGCCAGGAGACCTTCAGACTCCAAGAGAGTGGCCGCTGTGTCCGCTGTTCCTGCCAG GCCGGCGAGGTCTCCTGTGAGGAGCAGGAGTGCCCGGGCGCCCCCTGCACCCTGTCTGACTCTggcccccagctctgcccag CCTGCGTGCTTGGTGGAGAGGAGTTTGCTGAGGGGGTCCAGTGGGAGCCTGATGGTCAGCCTTGCACAACCTGTTCCTGTCAAGCTGGGGTGCCCGTGTGCAGGGCTTTGCTctgctccccagccccctgccagCACCCCACCCAGCCCTCCG GTGCCTGCTGCCCCAGCTGTGAGAGCTGCAACTACCACGGCCAAGTGTACGCCAACGGGCAGAACTTCACAGATGCAGACAGCCCTTGCCACACCTGCCACTGTGAG GATGGGACCGTGACATGCTCCTTGGTCAACTGCCCTCCCACAACCTGTGCCAGGCCCCAGAGTGGACCCGGCCAGTGCTGCCCCAGGTGCCCAG ACTGCATCCTGGAGAAACAAGTGTTTATGGATGGCGAGAGCTTCTCCCACCCCCGAGACCCCTGCCAGGAATGCCAGTGCCGGGAAGGCCATGCCCACTGCCAACCTCGGGCCTGCCCCAGGGCCTCCTGTGCCCACCCGCTGCCTGGTCCCTGTTGCCAGAACAACTGCAACG gctgtgCCTTTGGTGGGAAAGAGTACCCCAACGGAGCGGACTTCCCCCACCCCTCTGACCCCTGCCGCCTGTGTCGCTGTCTG AGCGGCCACGTGCAGTGCCCGGCCCGCCGCTGCCCGCCCTTGCCCTGTCCAGAGCCGCTCCTGTTGCCAGGAGAGTGCTGCCCGCAGTGCCCGG CCACCCGCTCTGGCTGCCCTCGGCCCGGGGGCGGGGTCCCCGTCCGCCACCAGGAGCACTTCTCCCAGCCCGACGACCCCTGCCGCCACTGCCTCTGCCTCAACGGCTCCGTGTCCTGCCAGCGGCTGCCCTGCCCACCGGCGCCCTGCGCCCACCCGCGCCAGGGGCCCTGCTGCCCCTCCTGTGACG GCTGCCTGTACCAGGGGAAGGAGTTCGCCAGCGGCGAGCGCTTCCCTTCGCCCACTGCCCGGTGCCACGTCTGCCTCTGCTGGGAGGGCAGCGTCAGCTGCGAGCCCAGGGCCTGTGCCCCGGCACAGTGCCCCTTCCCTGCCAGGGGTGACTGCTGCCCTACCTGTGATG GCTGTGAGTACCTACGGGAGTCCTACCTGAGCAGCCAGGAGTTTCCGGATCCCCGAGAGCCCTGCAATCTATGTACCTGTCTCGGAGGCTTCGTGACCTGCAGCCGCCGGCCCTGTGAGCCTCTGGGCTGCAGCTACCCGCTCACCCTGTCTGGGCACTGCTGCCCGACCTGCCAGG GATGCCTCTATCATGGGGTCACCGCCGCCCCCGGAGAGACCCTTCCTGACCCGCTCGACCCCACCTGCTCCATCTGCACCTGCCAG GAAGGCTCCATGCGCTGCCAGAAGAAGCCGTGTGCTCCAGCTCTgtgcccccatccctccccagggCCTTGCTTCTGCCCTGTTTGCCACA GGCCAGGAGCACCAGGACGGGGAGGAGTTTGA